The following are encoded together in the Chaetodon auriga isolate fChaAug3 chromosome 6, fChaAug3.hap1, whole genome shotgun sequence genome:
- the szl gene encoding sizzled, with protein MAVFFTVVLLAMACPLTAFDMGQSTRCVAIPNQMKVCKDVGYSEMRLPNFLGHSNLEGEVVPRSEDWRPLLQTGCHPQAQAFLCSLIAPVCLDTFIQPCRSLCVAVRDSCAPVLACQGHPWPEALDCDRFPAEEDMCLSPHAKFGHFAKDLPKPACQNCPSVEEAPAMKTVLDAFCQHDFAVTAKLHRRRLPMGEPEFEVEGRVEFVRQGPLLPYDTQHLLQQWMLINVECASALVRPGRSQLYVLTGSVQPDGTLALTRLFPWHKKDANIAVATRKWKHQRC; from the exons ATGGCTGTGTTCTTCACCGTGGTTCTCCTGGCTATGGCGTGCCCTTTAACAGCATTTGACATGGGTCAGTCCACTCGCTGCGTCGCTATCCCCAACCAGATGAAGGTTTGCAAAGATGTTGGATACTCTGAGATGCGGCTGCCCAACTTTTTGGGTCACAGCAACCTGGAAGGCGAGGTGGTGCCACGTTCAGAGGACTGGAggcctctgctgcagacaggctGCCACCCTCAAGCCCAGgccttcctctgctccctcatCGCCCCCGTCTGTCTCGACAC TTTTATCCAGCCATGCCGAAGCCTGTGTGTGGCAGTGAGGGACAGCTGTGCCCCGGTGCTTGCCTGCCAGGGTCACCCGTGGCCTGAGGCACTTGATTGTGACCGTTTTCCTGCCGAGGAGGACATGTGCCTTTCTCCCCATGCAAAGTTTGGCCACTTTGCCAAAG ACTTGCCCAAACCTGCCTGCCAGAACTGTCCCTCTGTGGAAGAGGCTCCTGCAATGAAAACAGTCCTGGATGCTTTCTGCCAGCATGACTTCG CTGTGACTGCCAAGCTGCATCGTCGTCGCCTGCCTATGGGAGAGCCAGAGTTTGAGGTTGAGGGCCGGGTTGAGTTTGTCCGCCAGGGACCTCTGCTGCCTTACGACACCCAGCACCTTCTCCAGCAGTGGATGCTCATCAACGTTGAATGTGCCAGTGCTCTGGTGCGCCCCGGACGGTCGCAGCTTTACGTGCTGACTGGTTCTGTGCAGCCGGACGGCACCCTTGCTCTCACCCGTCTCTTCCCTTGGCACAAAAAAGACGCAAACATCGCGGTGGCCACTCGTAAGTGGAAGCATCAGAGATGTTGA
- the LOC143322622 gene encoding prolactin-like isoform X2 — translation MSRSFKSIALLALTLVLLELSVKVGTTPICAHGQAGCHVPTLADLFDRVIQQSSRMHGISTDLHSEFEQYFFPSKNLVGKRKCHTNGILTPDDKENAQRLGREQLTEVILRLLGAWGNPLSQLYQSMSQDQNQDFNHYSSNKALEISDVVHELRDGVAKMAEKMKLLGVFGNTVSYISPESLVPSSSFSFYNQGELNSMDHHDLLSCFRRDSNKVKNYLRILKCTTLPGLVC, via the exons ATGAGTAGGTCCTTTAAATCTATTGCCCTCTTG GCGCTTACACTGGTGCTCCTGGAGCTTTCCGTGAAGGTTGGCACGACCCCAATTTGTGCCCATGGACAGGCTGGATGCCATGTTCCCACCCTGGCAGATCTCTTTGACAGGGTCATCCAACAGTCCTCAAGAATGCACGGCATCTCCACTGATCTGCACTCTGAATTT GAGCAATATTTCTTTCCCAGCAAGAACCTTGTAGGGAAACGTAAGTGCCACACAAATGGCATACTAACACCAGACGATAAGGAGAATGCACAAAGGCTAGGG AGAGAACAACTGACAGAGGTGATCCTGAGGCTGCTGGGGGCTTGGGGTAACCCCCTGTCTCAACTCTACCAGAGCATGTCTCAGGATCAGAATCAAGACTTCAACCACTACAGCTCAAACAAGGCACTGGAGATCAGTGACGTGGTGCATGAGTTGAGGGATGGAGTAGCAAAAATGGCTGAGAAG ATGAAGCTCTTGGGAGTGTTTGGTAACACTGTGAGTTACATCTCTCCTGAGAGTTTGgtcccctcttcttccttttctttctacaATCAAGGAGAACTCAACTCAATGGACCATCATGACTTGCTCTCCTGCTTCCGCAGAGACTCCAACAAAGTCAAAAATTATCTCCGTATCCTGAAATGCACCACCCTCCCTGGACTGGTCTGTTAA
- the dbx2 gene encoding homeobox protein DBX2 produces the protein MVSVQSCTRRNMAGSPPALPGFGNSGKSFLIDNLLQSQTPSARPGGTVGGNLRLATGEHPRRTWASEHGVYQSQAHSPQQVKDLGGPILPHSGVLSSVFLRSPQYLLACCGGSSPPPVFSKGTNIRMWSADISPKLRRGILRRAVFSEEQRKELERTFRRQKYISKTDRNKLAADLSLKESQVKIWFQNRRMKWRNCKEKEVHNARSPMDELMAQGLAQEEEESSQNHSDARTERSAPQKSVRDT, from the exons ATGGTCTCAGTTCAGAGCTGCACCAGGAGGAATATGGctggctctcctcctgctttaCCGGGCTTCGGGAACTCGGGAAAGAGTTTTCTTATTGACAATCTGCTGCAGTCGCAGACGCCTTCAGCCCGTCCAGGGGGGACAGTCGGTGGAAACCTGAGACTAGCAACAGGTGAACATCCAAGGAGAACCTGGGCTTCTGAGCATGGAGTCTACCAAAGCCAGGCCCACAGTCCACAGCAGGTGAAAGATTTAGGAGGACCGATCCTGCCACATTCag GTGTACTGAGCAGCGTTTTCCTGCGGAGCCCACAGTATCTGCTGGCATGCTGTGGTGGGTCCAGCCCCCCTCCTGTCTTCTCCA AGGGAACAAATATCCGAATGTGGTCTGCTGATATAAGTCCTAAACTACGCAGAGGGATCCTCAGGAGGGCTGTGTTCTCTGAGGAACAAcggaaggagctggagagaacTTTTCGGAGACAGAAATACATCAGCAAGACAGACCGGAACAAACTGGCGGCTGATCTCAGTCTCAAGGAGTCACAG GTGAAGATCTGGTTCCAGAACCGCAGAATGAAGTGGAGGAACTGTAAGGAGAAGGAGGTTCACAATGCTCGCTCCCCAATGGACGAGCTCATGGCCCAAGGTCTCgctcaggaggaggaagaatcaTCACAGAATCACAGCGATGCAAGAACAGAGAGATCAGCACCACAGAAGAGTGTCAGGGACACATGA
- the LOC143322622 gene encoding prolactin-like isoform X1, with the protein MKKAWFAALTLVLLELSVKVGTTPICAHGQAGCHVPTLADLFDRVIQQSSRMHGISTDLHSEFEQYFFPSKNLVGKRKCHTNGILTPDDKENAQRLGREQLTEVILRLLGAWGNPLSQLYQSMSQDQNQDFNHYSSNKALEISDVVHELRDGVAKMAEKMKLLGVFGNTVSYISPESLVPSSSFSFYNQGELNSMDHHDLLSCFRRDSNKVKNYLRILKCTTLPGLVC; encoded by the exons ATGAAGAAGG CTTGGTTTGCTGCGCTTACACTGGTGCTCCTGGAGCTTTCCGTGAAGGTTGGCACGACCCCAATTTGTGCCCATGGACAGGCTGGATGCCATGTTCCCACCCTGGCAGATCTCTTTGACAGGGTCATCCAACAGTCCTCAAGAATGCACGGCATCTCCACTGATCTGCACTCTGAATTT GAGCAATATTTCTTTCCCAGCAAGAACCTTGTAGGGAAACGTAAGTGCCACACAAATGGCATACTAACACCAGACGATAAGGAGAATGCACAAAGGCTAGGG AGAGAACAACTGACAGAGGTGATCCTGAGGCTGCTGGGGGCTTGGGGTAACCCCCTGTCTCAACTCTACCAGAGCATGTCTCAGGATCAGAATCAAGACTTCAACCACTACAGCTCAAACAAGGCACTGGAGATCAGTGACGTGGTGCATGAGTTGAGGGATGGAGTAGCAAAAATGGCTGAGAAG ATGAAGCTCTTGGGAGTGTTTGGTAACACTGTGAGTTACATCTCTCCTGAGAGTTTGgtcccctcttcttccttttctttctacaATCAAGGAGAACTCAACTCAATGGACCATCATGACTTGCTCTCCTGCTTCCGCAGAGACTCCAACAAAGTCAAAAATTATCTCCGTATCCTGAAATGCACCACCCTCCCTGGACTGGTCTGTTAA